One Dioscorea cayenensis subsp. rotundata cultivar TDr96_F1 chromosome 19, TDr96_F1_v2_PseudoChromosome.rev07_lg8_w22 25.fasta, whole genome shotgun sequence genomic window, GGTTTATAAATCCAACATTGCCAACGCTTTCggtcgttttttttttttgtctttggaAAATGGGgaagtattcatttctttttgattCGGATGTTGGCTTAATACtctatttcttttcaataatcCGTATAAGTTTGTGTCGTGTCCTCATTTATGATTTCCCTGTTTTGATCCCTGTGATGATAtccattttaaattaaagtagtGGTCTGACAACGATATGGTGAATGGAATGTTTCTGAGGGGTTTTCTGTTAGGATATGCAACACCTAAACTTTCATTAGTTGTGCCATTTGCTTAAATATCCTCTCAATGCTCTCTTGTTATCCCTAATaggacctttttttttttaatttatgcatACATTTACATGCATACAATCAAGACTAGGAGTTCTTGTTATTGCTTGACCATTCTTACTGAAccttttttaaggaaaaattatCTTAATGCTGTTGTTGTTAAAGGTGTTGTTTTCTCAATGCTTAAGAATAATCATAGTTGTGTTAATGATCTGCTAATAatttgtttcttgattttttgtattattgtgTGTCAATTGTTTCTGCTGTAATCTTCCAgtgattttaaaatacaaatgttTCAGCCTTGTCTAAATATCAATGTTGAAAGTTATAATTTTCTTCTGAGGGAGAGCAATTTGTTTACCGGTTTGGTGGGTTCTTCAAATGGATGTTAATACATGTCTTAGTTGCAACCCTGATAGAAATTTGGGGGGAACAAAGATATTGATTGATTAGCTATGTGAATGTCTTGGGGAAAGAAGTTTCCCTTATGTATATATAGCATTGCTTCTTCTAGTAGTCCCTGAGGAATATCTTCTTATGATTTTAAAGTACAAATGTTTCCATGTTGTCCTAATTTTCTTCTGAGAGAGATTCCAGTTTTCTCTAGCTATATGTTATTACTATTTGCTGATATTTGATTATTCATTAGGGAGGAAGATCGTGATGGGTCGAAGGCCTGCTCGCTGCTACAGGCAGATCAAGAACAAGCCTTATCCCAAGTCTAGGTACTGTCGTGGTGTTCCTGACCCGAAGATTAGGATCTATGATGTGGGTATGAAGAAGAGGGGCGTGGATGAGTTCCCATTCTGCGTCCACCTAGTGAGTTGGGAGAAGGAAAATGTGTCAAGTGAAGCACTTGAGGCTGCTCGCATCGCTTGCAACAAGTACATGACCAAATCTGCTGGAAAGGATGCCTTCCATCTTCGTGTGAGGGTCCATCCTTTCCATGTTCTTCGGATCAATAAAATGTTGTCATGTGCTGGAGCTGATAGGCTCCAGACTGGTATGAGGGGTGCCTTTGGAAAGCCTCAGGGAACTTGTGCAAGGGTGGATATTGGGCAGGTCTTGTTGTCAGTGAGGTGCAAGGACAACAATGGTGTTCATGCACAAGAAGCTCTTAGGAGGGCTAAGTTCAAATTCCCTGGCAGGCAGAAGATCATTGTGAGCAGGAAGTGGGGCTTTACAAAGTTCAGCAGAGCTGATTATGTCAGGTGGAAGGAAGAAGGTCGAATTGTTTCGGATGGAGTTAACGCTAAGCTTTTGGGATGCCATGGACCTCTGGCCAATCGACAACCCGGCAAAGCCTTCATGACTGCAGTCTCGTCCTCAGCTTAGAAAAGCTAGTTTTCTATTGGTTTTCTGCATAAactcttgtttttgtttattcaaGACTTGTCTATTTGGTTTATGAATTTGATGGTACTGTTTGTTTTTGATACATATTCCTTCCAGACTTGtggaattatgtttttatttaatatcattttgccATGAACGTCAATGCTATATGGGATTGTTTGCTTGAACGTATGTTGCAGTCTTTGAAAATAATGTTTGTTACATTTGTTGTGTTTTAAGCAACTTTTCTTCACCTAATATCCTAAGAAAaacacattttttatatttatgaaacCATGCTTGATAAAGCGAAGAAGTTTGTTTTGAGTTTGATTCTGCAGATGTGTTtctggaaaaaaaacaaaaacaaaacatgccGACTAGAAATTCCTGTGTGAAAAAAacgcaaaaaaaaattacaattgaGGCATGTTATTTTTAATCTCAAAGATTGATTTGATTACATGtaaaatgaaagagaaagagaaagagagaaatataCAAAAGATGCTTCCTATCAGAAGAGGACCTCAATTAGTAACTCAGAACTCTTTGGATCCTCTTCAATCATCCACCGTACAACTCATAactcttaaaattttttggCTTAACAATTATGAAGATGCAGTAATAATAGAATAGTATTTTTCATGCTTctctttattaattgaattattattaaaaaaaaaacaatttcctTCATTGTGTTTCGGAACGAAATCAAAGCCATTATTTATCAAGCTTTAATTTTGCAATATAACATTCAAATAATTCGCTATCACGTGAGTTTTGGCACCTGACATCTGgagtgcaatttttttttaattattatttttttatagaaaaccCCTCAAATAACCAAGTAATTATAAAGAGCCCTTCTCAAAGCCCTGGCTTTATCCATTCACAAGCTTGGAAACTCGAGACGACGCATCCTCTGAGAGCCGCTGCTTTCCCTCGGTTCCgtggagaagaggagaaagagagATCGCGACGACGAGATGGAGGAAGGAGGGAAGCACGGCGTGATGGTGGTGACGCCTCTACAGCATCCTCAGAACCCTATTGAGCATCTGCAGGCCCGCTTCAAGGAGCTCGAGAACGGCTTCAAGGCATGGGTCTCCCGCCAGCCAATCCCCATCGAGGCTGCCGTCGTCGGAGGCACCGCTGCCATCCAAGGCGCCGCCATTGGGGGCCTCATGGGAACCCTCACCTCGGACATCTCCTCCACCTTCCCCTCCCCTTCTCTTGACGCCCCTGGTCTCAACCCTCAGGCCATGGCCTCACTCAAGCAAGCTCAGGTTTGAATTTCTCTTGATTCGTTTCATTTTTGAgttctttttcattgtttttctggAAAAGACGCGTTTTTGGGTTGGTTTACTGAAATTTTATGATATGGTTTGAGATAATTCTAGTTTTCGTTCAATgcctgatttatttttcttcaaaaaataaaaaaaaaaagtttttgctTGATTTAGTGTTCTGGCTATTGTTCAGATAAAGAAAATGTCTTCTAGTGATCTGCTAATAAAACACTAGTTTACATGAGAACGAGAATACCTAGTATTCGCTTGCTTGCAGAACTTATTGCATGGATTGCAATTCTTTGGGGTATAGTTTTATGGGGTGCAGATAATGAGCCTCCATAGCAGCCGCGTGGCAAGGATGTTATTTTCATAGGCTATTTCTATTGgatttattttgaaatggattttgaatttatgatatGATGAGTCTTGGAAAATATTTTGTGTACTAAAAGGGAATCGATCTTTGATTTTTTGCTCGTGTTTCTAGGGTGGAGTTTGAGGTAAAACACTGACACTATTTCCTGGGTGTCAGTTCAGGCAGTTTTCCAGAGCAAGGAACAAACTAGGAGCTTCTGACTTGTTGCATTGACATGATTGTGCTTTTTATTGAGTATTGACTTAGAACACAGATCATAATTACAATGCCCTAACGGTCGGTTGATGTGATTTAACTTCAAAAATTGATGCCAAATAATTGCAGACACTGAAACTGTTACTATCTACTTGTTGTTGGACCTCCGTTAGTTGAGTTCAGAGTCAGTTTTAACACAGTTAATCCATTCATCGTAACCAAATATAATTGTGGTACCTCTCAACAAACTCAGTTGATGAAGAATTGTGATGCCCCTGTACTATTTATTTGGGCGTTATAGTTAACGATTCCTTTTTCATGATGGCTAAGCAGGCAATGTATTTTTTACACCTTGAGGTCAACTCAATGCGTAAATAATGTGTAGCCCAGCTAGGGGAACATAAGTTGGTGCATGCTGCAAGTGCCATGGTTTTGGACTTCTGATGTTCAAAGTGTTAATATATCTCCCAACATGTAGCTAAGAGCAACTAGAAGCTGTTTAGACATGACTGACGTAATTTGGCTCTGGTTGTGTTTAATTTGGACATTTCAACAAGAAACTGTTTAGACATGACTGACATAATTTGGCTCTGGTTGCGTTTAATTTGGACATTTCTTCAGAGTGAACTTTTTCACTGCAATTTTTATTTGCCGTCATTAATATCCAATTAAAATGGCTGGTGTGTTTTGGAAAGTAATTTGAGGCTTCTGGTTTGTCAATGCTGTGATTTTCCTTTAAGAACAGAAAATCTTCTCCTCATTGTCTTGGAGAGAagttcttgtatttgtttgtttatgttgaATAGATTTTTGTAGCTCATTTTCCTATTATACACTGTTTGCTGGTTAAGAGATACCTTTTTCTTATATGTATGGTAAATGATTATGAATGACAGGCTTTTTCTGGAGGTCCCTTAATACAAGCTCGTAATTTTGCTGTCATGACTGGTGTGAACGCAGGTATAAGTTGTGTCTTGAAAAGAATAAGAGGTGTGGAAGACTTACAAAGTAGGTAAGGAGCATCAGTATCCCTTTATTGCCCTTTTTCATTGCATGTACCTATTTTCAATTGACATGCCTCGATGGTGGAAGAAAAAGGAAGCTAAATGTTCAAAAAATAAGCAATTTATTGGTAATGCGAGTGTTTTATTCCAAATTTTGAGTTTTGGATGCTACTGTTATTTAGGACACCTGTATGCAATGATGACTGCTCTATCATGAACTCTATTAGATTATTGATGCATGCTTGCTACATAAACTCGGTTGTCACATATGATAATGATGAATGTGTGTGCGTGGCTGGCATTATATGCATATCCTTATCTTCATTTAGTGCAATGGTTGTTAAGCCATCATAACATGAACAGGGGTTCTGCCAAACTGACTTTCCTAAATGGTTTGTTAATAGTCATTCTAGTAGTAGAAACTGGAAAGAGCAGTTATAGACTATACTggttttatgattttgaatgaCAGTATCATTTCATTGTTACTTAGAAAATTTGTTGTGCCAGTGTGGTGGCAGCTTTTGGTTCTGGAGCAACGTTTTCACTGGTTAGTGGAATGGGAGGCCCAAATCAAGCAGGCAATGCAATAGTATCTGGTCTTTTCTTCGCGCTTGTTCAGGGTGGCATTTTTAAGGTACAAGCAAAAAGTATCACAGCTCTTCAACTTTCAACATTTTAGGATGATGAGAGATGagaaatcatttgttttcttggtCTGGACTTGAATGTTGAATACCGTGCTTGTATGAGGCTTGATCTTTACAAAGTAAAGCCATCTGTTATGACTAATGAAATTTATACAATTTCCTTACTTGAGTACTACCAGACATATCAAGCATAGTCACTAGCTATTAAATTTGATcaaatagataattttttttttcatgaaagtaaagttgatactttttttttccaccAAAATTTGCAGTTCAGCCAGAAGTTTTCACAGCCACCAGCAGATGATACGTTTTACACCCGAACAAGGAGCATGCTATCAAGCCTCGGccttcaaaaatatgaaaagaactttAAGAAAGGGTTGCTCACCGACAGCACTTTGCCTCTTCTCACGGATAGGTTAGAGTTTTATACATTTTATGTGTTCATAATCAATGATCATCTCAAAAATATGTTACTGGACTTAAACTCAAACTCAAACTCATTCCTCTGTTTACTTTTAACAGTGCACTCAGAGATGTTAAGATTCCTCCTGGACCTAGACTGCTCATTCTTGATCATATTCAGAGGTACCATTTGCCAATTCCTTCATTCATCTGTTACATGCTTCTTGCCGATTACCTTTTCCTGTTTGGTAATATGCAGGGATGATGAGTTTTCGAAGGTAAAGCGCCGAATGTAGTAACTCTTCCATGGTTTGTTTCTCCCGCAAATTTCTTTAAGACTGTTGCTAGGAAACTCTTCTACCTTTACAAGGCATCAGCATTTGACTGCATTTCCTTAAAACAATGATTTCCAAGAGATGGATAATAagctttaattttgtttgttagcTTTGGTTATgt contains:
- the LOC120250192 gene encoding 60S ribosomal protein L10 produces the protein MGRRPARCYRQIKNKPYPKSRYCRGVPDPKIRIYDVGMKKRGVDEFPFCVHLVSWEKENVSSEALEAARIACNKYMTKSAGKDAFHLRVRVHPFHVLRINKMLSCAGADRLQTGMRGAFGKPQGTCARVDIGQVLLSVRCKDNNGVHAQEALRRAKFKFPGRQKIIVSRKWGFTKFSRADYVRWKEEGRIVSDGVNAKLLGCHGPLANRQPGKAFMTAVSSSA
- the LOC120283342 gene encoding chloroplastic import inner membrane translocase subunit HP30-2-like, whose protein sequence is MEEGGKHGVMVVTPLQHPQNPIEHLQARFKELENGFKAWVSRQPIPIEAAVVGGTAAIQGAAIGGLMGTLTSDISSTFPSPSLDAPGLNPQAMASLKQAQAFSGGPLIQARNFAVMTGVNAGISCVLKRIRGVEDLQSSVVAAFGSGATFSLVSGMGGPNQAGNAIVSGLFFALVQGGIFKFSQKFSQPPADDTFYTRTRSMLSSLGLQKYEKNFKKGLLTDSTLPLLTDSALRDVKIPPGPRLLILDHIQRDDEFSKVKRRM